ataatcgattttttttttgaacggcaaaataataaaataaaatagctTGTTTTTCAATCTCGTTGTGAATGTCAATCAagcaaaaaatcatgtttattgGATATGATCGATATGCTTTTAGAACAAATCGATGTTAAAAAGATAAGTTTCGGTTCAACATATGTTTCAGTATTTAATACGACAATATGTTTGTGATCGAAAAATATGTCCATAGATTTGATCGATATTTGCGGAGTCGATTATCCATACTCAACCCCGCTAACCGTGTTTTTCAGAGTGAAAGCAAACGGATAATTTTAGCACGACAATGGTTAGATCGTTCAAGTGAGCCTAACGGCCAACAGGACGGTGTTGTCGCTGATTGAAGAAGCTCTTATTCCATCTATTGGAGGTTTATATAAGTCTAGCATGAAAaatattactctctccgtctcaaaTAGTTGCTCCTATACTATTTGGGacctttcaaaaaattgactatatcttttaatttataatattttatatcaaatatgaatcttgtttgataaaactcgtttaattttattgaacaaaattttcgaaatcataaaaaatattaaagattgtgacatatagacaattttttttttcacggatATAGATAATTGCTTGAgtgacacaaaaaataaaacaagagcaacaatttgggacgaagggagtattgaGCTAGTGATATATAGGACATTTTATGCCATGCATTAAATAGATCTGAAGGTTAATTTTAGCAATGATAACGGTTTCAAAAATACTAAGGCCATCGATGGTCAGAGCACTGATTGGAAATAGACGGGCACGTGGGGTCTACTCTGGGTCTCGTAcagatgatccgaaccgttcaataatttttaaaaaaaagtctgAGTGGGCTTgtgaaaaattaactcaatccgatatgtatagATACTCatccaatcttctatttttttcattcaaattttgaatcttgaaatttgaatgaaaaaatagaagattgaattgagcacctacacatgtatcggattgaactgatttttcaggAGCACattaatgtttttttaaaatatcaaacGGCTTGAATCATTCGCGCGGAACCCGGAGTACGTAGTGGGCTCCGTGTGCCAGTCGATTTCCGGTCGGTACTTGCCGATCGGTGGATGTTGCAGCGTTGTAACAGTTTAGTCCGTTTTGACTAACTTCCTTCAAATTCAATTTGAAGGTTTGTCATGTGAGCAGTATAAAAATGGGAAGTCAGAACTCAACAATAATGAGACTCAAACCCTTAGGTTACACTTCATATGTCCGCCGGTCTAAATCCATGATCTCGATTACCCTAAAAAGTCATAGTCAACGAATTAGGAGTCAATACACGTATGAATTTCACAAAGCTGAACTGATCAGATTGCACAATGAACGGATCATACAACGTCACAATCTTACAAAATCACAAAGAACAATATTCATACAGATGCCCAAATCCCATGTTTTTTCAACCAATATTCAATGGAGTTAAGGCATAACACTAGACGACCGAGCCTTGACAAATCTATGCCAATACCAATGCTCCTCCCAAACTACATACATGGAATCCAGGGGAATCCCTTTCGTCTCCGGCAAAAATAGCAGAACGAAAACGGTCATCACAACATTCCAACCGGCATAGAACAAGAAAGCACCGAACTTGAAGTGACAAAGCATTGACAAGAAAGTTTGGGTCAACACAAAGGTGACGGCGAAGTTGACCGCGATGCTAATGCTTTGGCCTGTCATACGGATTTTCATTGGAAATATTTCGCTGGGAATAAGCCAAACAAGGGGTCCCCATGACCAAGCAAAACCCGCGACGTAGATGCACATTAGGATGAGCATGAGTACGCCGGAGCCCTTGGATATGTGCTTGGTGCCAGAAACACCGGTGACCGCCGCTAACAAGACAGCCACAGCCACCTGATTTAGAAATTTGCCGGCATAAAAATGAAATAAGTACAAAGTCACCCACCGTGTACATCTACTACAATCTTAAAAATATCTATTGCACATGAGTGAAACAAATAAcaaattcaattcaaatgaACTAAGGATACATGAATTGATAAGACGGTCAAACATTGGAGACGCGCATCCACGTTGTCCATAAATGTATGTCATTGGAAACTTAAACCTCTGTTTTTGAAGTGAGAAACTTTGGGGTAGGTTTAttccgtttgataaaaaataaaaataaaaaacattggGGTAGTGCTAGAAGCTAAACCATGCATGATTCATTCATAAAGGAACTCTTAAAAGTTTTACTTTACTAACCCTGGGTATGGGCCAACTGAAAAATATCGGGTTAGGCCTAGAGTTGGCAACGGACACaaaacacgataacacgacacaaaCCGAACACGAAATTAGCGGGTTAGGATTGAACATTTTTTCCACGAAAcatgaaaatgacacgactcgataACACGAATtgtaaatgggttgggttcgggttgaacacgcgagacacaaaattgacacgataacacgacacaaaCTGGACACAAAGTTAAcaggttagggttgaacatttctgacacgaaacacgaaaatgacacgactcaagaaacacgaattctaaacgGGTCAAGTTCGGATTGGTGATTTGTAATACAAACCCGACTGACACGATACGAACACGACCCGATACGATCTATTACCGAGGTCTAGTTAGGCCTCACAAATACAAAACATATGAACCCATACTTTTGTTCCTGGCTTTGTGGATTGCCAGCTGGCTAGCAACCCACTCCACAGCACGTAGACGGCTACAAGTTAAATGACTGGGAGAAGCGTATAATTACCAACATTAATTATGTTTAGAAATCCAAATAGAGGAAACATATATAAAAATTATAAGGATAGTACGTGATTTTCAAAAGCAATAAAAGTACGTTGATTTCTTTTACATAAATTTTtagtgaaaagaaaatacaatatATACTGGGCGGTTCCGAGAACAattaattagacacctaaaaaaacaccttatacttcccgatcaaattttaatgatccgaaccgtttctGACTCTCTTTCCTTGAATATATAttacaaacatttttttcttctctcccaAAGCAGGAAGCAAAGATAAATAAGATGATTACATGATCTCAtatctttttcatttcctaagTTCCAAACGCGTTTCTGTAATTCATGGGCAAATATTGAGATTTCTTTTGATGGTTGGGAAGGATAATTAGGTAATAATCATCCTACACATAGAGAATATATATAAAGCATCTGATTTTAAAATCCAATGATTCAATTTATCCATCTCATCAAAGGGAATGGATCCTCTCTAGTAACTAATCGGATCAGTTGCCGAAGGTGTCTCACAAGCATAGATCCCACAAGGATACTCTTATCGGCAAGAAAATGATGAGATGCCTAATTAAAAACATTAATTTAAAACTAGAAAAGAATACGTATGTAAATACATACCTGGAAAATGAACATATGAACTCCACCTTCTAGTAACAAAAACCTTCGACCGAACCGATCAACCACCGCACCAGACACCATGATGCAAACGAAGTTAGTCGATGCCAGTGCAAGTGCTGCTAACAAAGCCCCATTATGTCCAAACCCCACTGACTCAAATATTACAGGTCCGTAAAATGCGATTATGTTAATCCCAGTAGCTTGTTGGAAAAGGGGTATTAGAATGGACATCACGAGGTGGGGCCGATACTGCCTCTCAAATATGGTCGCAAACGGCTCCTCAGTTGCTGCTTTGGCTATCGCGCTCGACTTGATAAGATCATTCAGCTCCGGTTCGACGTCGGTCCCAATTCCTCGGGCTTTGATGAGGGATTGTTTGGCTTGTTCGAATTTTCCACGCAAAACAAGGCTGCTAGGGGTGTCGGAGATGAGTAGGGCTCCGATGGTCATGATGGCAGCTGGGACCACAGCAAAGCCGA
The sequence above is drawn from the Rhododendron vialii isolate Sample 1 chromosome 6a, ASM3025357v1 genome and encodes:
- the LOC131329175 gene encoding sugar transport protein 5-like, which encodes MAPGAFANNGPVGDYAGGITASVVITCIVAASGGAIFGYDIGISGGVTTMVPFLQKFFPSILRNAAEAKTNMYCLYNSQTLTAFTSSLYIAGLASSLVASRLTASFGRRNIMVLGGFTFLAGAAINGGAENIFMLILGRILLGLGVGFTNQATPVYLSEMAPPKWRGAFNVGFQFFLGFGVIIASVINLGAFRVSWGWRFSLGFAVVPAAIMTIGALLISDTPSSLVLRGKFEQAKQSLIKARGIGTDVEPELNDLIKSSAIAKAATEEPFATIFERQYRPHLVMSILIPLFQQATGINIIAFYGPVIFESVGFGHNGALLAALALASTNFVCIMVSGAVVDRFGRRFLLLEGGVHMFIFQVAVAVLLAAVTGVSGTKHISKGSGVLMLILMCIYVAGFAWSWGPLVWLIPSEIFPMKIRMTGQSISIAVNFAVTFVLTQTFLSMLCHFKFGAFLFYAGWNVVMTVFVLLFLPETKGIPLDSMYVVWEEHWYWHRFVKARSSSVMP